Genomic segment of Tomitella fengzijianii:
GACGAAGTCCACGCCGTCCAGGGTGAATTGTCCGTTGAGCACCTTGCCGGACATGCCCCGGAAGTGTTCGTCGAGTGATTCGTCGGGGTACTCGATGATCTCGTTGATCCGCGAATGCGGGAACACCGACACGTAGTACTCCATTGCTTCACGTGCCTGGTCGTCGAACCAGAGGCAGGGTTGGACCGCGGCGATCGCAGGTGTGCTCATGATGGTGCCTTCCTGTTCGTGTCGTCACGTAGGAAGACCGCCCGCACGGCGCGGTTTCATCGGTGCCGCGCGCTATCGGCGGGTGCTCGTCAGTCCCCGCCACGCCGGGCATTCCGCGTGGGTTGCACGACGGCGTGAACGTACTCGCCCATGTCCGGGTCCGGCCTGTCGAACATGGCGACATCCGCCGCCGCCCTTACCGTTCGGAGCCGTCATGACACCCAGTCGACGACCGTGCCGGTGTCGGCCCTGGTCGTGCGGAACGCATTCGCGGGATGGTCCACATCGGCGTAGCCGAACGCGATGGTGCACACGATCCGCCGATCGTCCCCGAGTCCCAGGAACCGGCGCAGGAACGGTGCGCTTCCGGCGAGCGCGGCCTGCGGGATCGTCGCCACGCCGAGGCTGTGCGCGGCGAGAAGGAATGTATTGACGTAGAGCCCGCAGTCGACCGCGCCGTAGACGCCCAGGGCGTCGTCCGATGTGATGACGGCGAGGTGCGGCGCGCCGAACAGCGCGAAGTTCTTCATCGTCTGCGCGGCCGACGCCTGCCGGTCGCCGTCGGCGATCCCCAGGCTGGAATACAGCTGCAGCGCGCATTCCTTGCGTCGCGCCCGGTACACGCCGCGGTACTCGGACGGTAAGGCGAAGTCCGGCTCCTGCGGCTGGGAACGGACGTGTTCGGCGATGCCCGCCCGAAGCCGGTCCGTCGCGTCGCCTTCGGTGATGGAGACCTGCCAGGGCTGCGTGTTGCACCAGGAAGGTGTGCACTGCGCCAACGCCAGGATCTGCTCGATCGTCCCGCGCGGGACGGGTGCCGGCCCGAACGCCCGGCAGCTGTGCCGGGTGTCCAGCAGGAGCCGCAGATCAGAATGCGCGGCAATGCCGTCTGCCTCGCTCTCCGCGGCCATGAGTGCGGAATCCGAGCGGTCCGCGCAGCTCATCCCCGCACCCCGACGGGCTTGTCGCCGACGATGGAGATGCGGTCCATGACGCGTCGGGCCGGGAAGTAGTCGCTGGAGGCGTAGTGCTGGCACGACCGGTTGTCCCACATCGCGATCGTGTCCGGCTGCCACCGCAGCCGAACCTGCAGTTCCGGTCGCATCACGTGGCGGTACAGCAGCCGCAGCAGCTCGTTCGAATCGTCCTCCGGCATGCCGACGATCCGCTGGGTGAACGCGACATTGACGAACAGCACGCGCCGGCCGTTCTCGGGGAGCACGCGCACCACGGGATGGCGCACCGGCGGGAACTGCGGCCGGAGCGACTCGATGGCGTCCGCGGGCATGCCGGAGCCGAACGACTTGATCCAGTCGTGTTCGGCCTCGAGCCCGTCGATGCGCTGCTTGATGTCATCGGGAAGCAGGTCGTAGGCGGCGCCGGTGTCCGCCCAGAGCGTGTCGCCGCCGACGTCGGGGATCTCCACCGCCCGAAGGATCGCCGCGAACGACGGGTGTTCGTGCCAGGTGACGTCGTTGTGCCAGATGTTCTCGGCGCCGACCGCGGTGCCGTCCTTGGCGAGAGTCGCCACGTCCACGTCGGTCTGACCCGGCTGGGTGTACTTGTAGAACGGGTGCTGTTCGAGCGCCCCCCACTTCTCGGCGAACGCCCGGTGCTCGGTGCGGCTGATGTCCTGTCCGCGGAAGAACAGCACCTTCCACTCGAGCAGTGCGCGGCGCAACTCGCCCATGACCGCGTCCGGGAGGTCCCCGCTCAGACGGATTCCCGAGATTTCCGCGCCGATCGTCGGAGCATGCGGTGTCAGCGAGAACGCTTCGTAGGGCCGTTCATCGACGCCGGCGGCCAGACGCGGCGCCACGATGGGTCCGAAGCACGCCAGCGGATCCGTCGGCGTGGGCGTCGCCGCGGCGGGTATCGCATATGTCATCGAGTGTCTCCTGACTGTAGATCCATGGCCTCTGAGGCCGGTGCGTTGAGCAGTGCCACGCAGCTGGTGATGAGGTCCGCCACGACGACGGCGCTCTCCGGCCGGCGCGTTCCCAGCCCCTCCTGTGTTGCGAGGGTGATCATGTTGAGCTTCACGATGTTGTTGGCCCGCCAGCCCGCAGCGGGCTCTCCCACGGGGCAGAGTCCGATGAGCAGTTTCTGGACCATTCGGAAACTCTCGGCACGGAGGTGCTTCTGCACGATCTCGGCCAATACGGGGTCGAGCAAGGCCTGCACGAGGAACCGGGCGTAGCGGCTGTCCGCGCGGCCGAGCGTCTCCGCCGCCAGGGGGCAGACCAGGGCCTCCACCGCTTGCCGGGCCTGCGGCGGATCGTCGGACCGTCCGATCCGGTCGAGCATCTCCTGGCGCTTCTTGTCGACCGGGCGCATGCGGAGTTCGAGCACCGCCTCGAGCAGGTCGTTGCGCGATCCGAAGTGGTACCGGACCGCCGACCTGTTGGCCTGGCGGGCCGCAAGCTGAACGTCCTTGACCGTCAAGGCGGCGATGCCGCGTTCCGCGACGATCCGCTCGGCCGCCTCGATGAGCGCCAGCTGTGGAGTGCTATAGGTCACGACCCCAAGTTAAGACTGCGGCATTAATCTGTCAATCCGACGTGAGATCATGACTTGGCGGAGGTCGCCTGGAATTGCATGCGGCGGTTGCGAGACTCTTTACCTGCGGGTCCCCGCCGGGCATCATATAAGGATGAAGGCCGCCGAGCCCGCGACCACCGACGCCGTGAAACCGCATGACTTCACCGCCGTCGCAACCAGATACCGGCGCGAGCTGCTCGCGCACTGCTACCGGATGACGGGGTCCGTCGGCGAGGCCGAGGATCTGGTGCAGGAGACCTACCTGCGGGCGTGGCGTGCCTACGACGCGTTCGAGGGGCGTTCGTCGGTGCGGACCTGGCTGTACAAGATCGCCACCAACGTCTGCCTGACCAACCTCGACG
This window contains:
- a CDS encoding nitroreductase; this encodes MAAESEADGIAAHSDLRLLLDTRHSCRAFGPAPVPRGTIEQILALAQCTPSWCNTQPWQVSITEGDATDRLRAGIAEHVRSQPQEPDFALPSEYRGVYRARRKECALQLYSSLGIADGDRQASAAQTMKNFALFGAPHLAVITSDDALGVYGAVDCGLYVNTFLLAAHSLGVATIPQAALAGSAPFLRRFLGLGDDRRIVCTIAFGYADVDHPANAFRTTRADTGTVVDWVS
- a CDS encoding TauD/TfdA dioxygenase family protein, whose product is MTYAIPAAATPTPTDPLACFGPIVAPRLAAGVDERPYEAFSLTPHAPTIGAEISGIRLSGDLPDAVMGELRRALLEWKVLFFRGQDISRTEHRAFAEKWGALEQHPFYKYTQPGQTDVDVATLAKDGTAVGAENIWHNDVTWHEHPSFAAILRAVEIPDVGGDTLWADTGAAYDLLPDDIKQRIDGLEAEHDWIKSFGSGMPADAIESLRPQFPPVRHPVVRVLPENGRRVLFVNVAFTQRIVGMPEDDSNELLRLLYRHVMRPELQVRLRWQPDTIAMWDNRSCQHYASSDYFPARRVMDRISIVGDKPVGVRG
- a CDS encoding TetR/AcrR family transcriptional regulator; the encoded protein is MTYSTPQLALIEAAERIVAERGIAALTVKDVQLAARQANRSAVRYHFGSRNDLLEAVLELRMRPVDKKRQEMLDRIGRSDDPPQARQAVEALVCPLAAETLGRADSRYARFLVQALLDPVLAEIVQKHLRAESFRMVQKLLIGLCPVGEPAAGWRANNIVKLNMITLATQEGLGTRRPESAVVVADLITSCVALLNAPASEAMDLQSGDTR